The proteins below are encoded in one region of Bos indicus x Bos taurus breed Angus x Brahman F1 hybrid chromosome 2, Bos_hybrid_MaternalHap_v2.0, whole genome shotgun sequence:
- the TRNP1 gene encoding TMF-regulated nuclear protein 1, translated as MWRRWMGTGCRWVEGPGDQKGSGSVLTGRGMGSGFRACTSLIGYAALRSAPCSIRRARGSPSASVGAAAASHLDLLRPSSPAWGEQPARPTDLQLRAAGGWGRGMPGCRISACGPGAQEGSAEPGSPPPPPPREPLSCPQPPSPSPTLTPTRAQASSQPGAAQESAGSAEGLELQRWRQGASGGAGGPGPAGGAGGGSGAAAAAAGVRALELAEARRRLLEVEGRRRLVSELESRVLQLHRVFLAAELRLAHRAESLGRLGGGVAQAELYLAAHGPRLKKGSRRVRRARPPALLASALGLGGCVPWGAGRLRRGHGPEPESPFRRSPPRGPASPQR; from the coding sequence ATGTGGAGGAGGTGGATGGGCACTGGATGCCGGTGGGTCGAAGGACCAGGGGACCAGAAGGGTTCGGGCAGTGTCCTGACGGGGCGGGGCATGGGAAGCGGGTTCAGGGCATGCACGTCTCTGATTGGCTATGCTGCCCTTCGCTCCGCCCCCTGCTCTATAAGACGCGCGCGTGGCTCTCCCAGCGCCAGTGTGGGGGCTGCGGCTGCATCTCACCTTGATTTGCTGCGTCCATCCTCCCCCGCGTGGGGGGAACAGCCGGCCAGACCCACGGACCTACAGCTGAGGGCCGccgggggttgggggcgggggatgCCGGGCTGCCGCATCAGCGCCTGCGGCCCGGGGGCCCAGGAAGGGTCGGCGGAACCGGgatccccgccgccgccgccgccccgggaGCCCCTGTCGTGCCCTCAGCCCCCATCCCCAAGTCCGACCTTGACCCCGACCCGGGCTCAAGCCTCATCGCAGCCCGGAGCGGCCCAGGAGTCGGCGGGCTCCGCTGAGGGGCTAGAGCTGCAGCGCTGGCGCCAGGGCGCTAGCGGGGGCGCGGGGGGCCCCGGGCCGGCagggggcgcgggcggcggctcgggtgcggcggcggcggctgcgggcGTCCGCGCGCTGGAGCTGGCCGAAGCGCGGCGGCGACTGCTGGAGGTGGAGGGCCGCCGGCGCCTGGTGTCAGAGCTGGAGAGCCGCGTGCTGCAGCTGCACCGCGTCTTCCTGGCGGCCGAGCTGCGCCTGGCGCACCGCGCCGAGAGCCTGGGCCGCCTGGGCGGCGGCGTGGCGCAGGCCGAGCTCTACTTGGCGGCGCACGGGCCGCGCCTCAAGAAGGGCTCGCGCCGCGTCCgccgcgcccgcccgcccgcgctGCTCGCCTCGGCGCTGGGTCTGGGCGGCTGCGTGCCCTGGGGCGCCGGGCGCCTGCGGCGGGGCCACGGCCCCGAGCCGGAGTCGCCCTTCCGCCGGAGCCCGCCCCGCGGCCCCGCCTCACCCCAGCGCTGA